DNA sequence from the Carassius carassius chromosome 6, fCarCar2.1, whole genome shotgun sequence genome:
CCCCCTACTGAAACATTAGCAAGTTCTCCTATTCTGTAAGAAGCTGGCCACAAGTTTCTTACACAACCAAGAAGGTGTTTAGTGTGGGAATCCCTCATGCTTCTCtctgtcaaaatatttaaaagatataTGTAAACAGTTAACTTCCTTTAGCCTAAAAGAGCAATGTTTAAGGGTAAAATTAAAGCTTAATCCATGCTCTCTGCCTTATGCAAACTCACTGGCTTCTGGCTTCCTGAGCATCGTATTTATGACACAGCCAATTATAATggtatctatgtgtgtgtgtgtgtgtatgtgtgagtataAGTTtgggcagtgacataaattttgtgttctggaaagtttgctgcttaagtttttgtGGTGCACTTGGATGATGCGAATGCAGCCACAGTACAACAGCGCAAGTGCGCTCACCACACAactacaggtggagaggagaaAGGGACGAGTGATGTAGTCTATAAATGCCATCAGGGAATACACTGCGTTCAGATGCAATACCACCCAACTTCAAATTTTCAGCACAATGGATGCAATGACAGCGCAAAAATCTTCGTTTACGCGGACGCACACTGTCAAGTGACTTGAGTGCTTGGAAACAAAGTAAATTAGAAATGGTATATTCACTGAACACGTCTTTCTGCACTTATGGAAATAGGAGTACCATAAAATGCATATGTTCTGACGTGCGTGAGACGGAGCAGAACATGGAAGTTCCATGGTGGTCTGCGCACTGCCTGTATGACATGATTGCCATAATCAGGAGGGTCCCCGCTGCAGCTCAACTTTTGTGACTGTGCAGAGAGCGCGTGTACATCAGTGCTTGTGCGGGGGACTTTGAGCACTTACAATCACTTACACAATACATATGTGCCGAACACTTCTTCCCATGCACCCCGTCAAAGGAGTATTCTTCGAAAAGCTTGCACTCACGACCTTGCGTGAGACGGAGCAGAGCTTAAAAAATGAAGAATACCCGGTTCTTTAAGGAACCACAAGGCAAGCAGGTGTGTGCTTCAAATGGCGCATCAGCCTCAATGCAATGCCCTCATAACAAAACAAACCGCTGTTCAATAACTTCCACTGAGGAATGGGAATGACCTTCCTTCAAATAATCAGTACCCCCTCAATTGACACGGCAATAATGAGCCTTGCCTGCACTAAGCTGTAAATGCGTTACTTCAATGCAACAATCTTCCCATTGCAGGCATTCTTGCCAGATAAAACAGATTTTCCCTCTCAAATGGGCATGCACTAGAGACCACAGCTCCAGCTCAAGGTGCAAAGTCTGCCCCCTGCCTGGGACAGCAGGTCATTGCAGACTGTGTTCttaaaaagcaataaataatactgcacacctttttaaatgtatcaaatctaaaatatgtctaatattttaaaatatgtctaatatctaatatctaaaatataataataccatgtagcttagagaaaatataagcacagactcaggcacaggcttgacatttatcctgcttgaattcgttctaataaatgcacataacttcataagtaccaaactttcatctgtgaatattacatattaaatattttaactatagtctttttctttaattttccgtgactgaagccgtccaatgtaacacatcagcgaggcaaaaatgacgtctatttgcgaaaatgtgctttgatgcgcttgtttgataacttgtggttaaagcgccactcagcggtcaaaagctgcaaatgcactttacagacgccgcggcggtaaaaagggcctttaggctgtctacttagtgtatgtCTGTTTTAAATGTTGCTCTGTATACAGTGACCAGTGCCGGGACCCACAAATAAAGAGAAGACCAAGCCGTGTTACTGCTATCCCCAGTGATCCATGATCCCCAGCAGTCTCAATTCTCCAAGAAAAAATGCACTCGCCTCCTTAGCCGAAACTGAACCAGACAGCTGTGATAAACCTCTGTCCCTGTTGTGCTTTGAGTCTATTTGTCAACTATTTGATATACAGTAGGAAACCAACCAAAATGCTGCAGGGCCACGgcgttaactgcaagtcagtcaTGTTAAAGACGTTCACAAAACTACTGCCAGGTGGTACAACTGACtgcaattatattttgttttgtaaaccgagatcaaataacaaaatacaacaaaaataactttataatataaCATCATAACAATCTTAAAAATCAtaagaaaattaattttaaatgtatttttagaaagTGAATTTCAACATGTGAAATAGTCATATAGGATGCAGCCTAatgcataaaaaaagtaatttacacAAAGGCTCTTACTGCATGTTATGGTTATTAAACATTCATTATGAAACCATTAAAACCACACAATTTCCATATGTTGTTATTAAGCACTTTCATTTCAATCTACAGGCTaatgaaagattttgaacaacCTTGGCCATTGGTCCACTGTACAAGCATACATATCGATGTGTACAAGGCTGCAGGTTAATGAGACCTTATTCACGTCGCAGTTTTCTCCGACTCGcaccatataaataaataataattgatcaAAATAAGTTTCAAGAATAAGAAATCAAAGAATAATAGGATAAACCTGCGACATGAAAAACTAGAAATCGTACAAAAAATTTGATATTAACTTGGAATATATAGATTACATTTAAGGATGTGTGCATTatgccataaaaaaaaagaaaacgattGAGAGATTGAGGTGGGTTATTGTTGAGTGTTTTAGGCTAGGCCTAGTTCTAACATATTTTGGCACTATAGTCACATTAATGTCACAAATTATGAAAGGCTTGaaacttttaattatttgcttatttatttcagCAGTTCACACATATTTATTAGTTATCTGGccttttttgacacattttattcCTATATACAGAGCTCATGACATGCCGAAAATTATGTCCACAAGTTCCCTTGTGTTAATTAAaacttgtttaaataataatgaatccattttaaataaataaataagtttcaCATACAGAATTTGGTCGTGCAGGAGATTGGGGGaatccataaaatgtaaaaaataaaataaaagaaaaaaaaaccttgatcacatttgattattttagccttctcaaatcatcatgatttgcttaaaataaaatctgtacatATAGAACACTTAAAGCATATCAACAtgttagtttaaacatttaaaagtgcaCTGTTAGGCATATATCTATGCGTTTGTGCAGAGAGTGGAAGTTAATACACGGAGGTGCCAGTGCGATCCATTCTTTCTGTTCTTcataacagtggaaacaactTAGGCCGACATTTTTGCTTATACAGATAAGACTAATATTTCATTCAGAACTGTAAATGGTGTACccgtatttttgtgtaaactcacATGAATATCATCAAACGTTGTGCTTCTTTAATATAGAGAAAACAAACCGGATGTGCTATCTGCCATCTCTTTTTGCGTGAACATGTCAAGGTCAGGCTGAAATGCAAAGCTCTAAAAGTAGGAGTAGTTTAGCTTTGCCGTGTGAGAAACCGATGGTTTGTATTCAAAATaagctacatataatacatataagaCTGAATCCATTAAGGGCTAATAATGACAGTAAGATGGTAATATAATTGCGCTTTGGTACATATttaattaggggttcaagcacaaAGTGCTGAAACCATATTGTAATTGttaggatattattattattattattacttttttttcctctACGACACACCATTTTTCCGTAAAATTGACCTATAGCTACTAGCTATAGCTATGCTAGTTATTTATTTCATACAGAGGACAGTACTGTCTCTTTTTCATTTCTAATACAAGAATGGCTACcagcaaaaaaaacaatttctcCCCAAAAGCCTCAAAACACTCGATGACGACGTTGCCACAATTGTTAGTCATGCAATCAAAGCACAACAGGAGGCTATGTGAGAAATGGTTTCTTGTATGTTGACAGAGGCTAAGAAATTGATTCTCTGAGCAAAAGTATGGCGTCGATTACAATGAAAGTGGACAATCTTCAAGGCAGTTTACACAAATCAAAAAAGGATACAAACTTCTGCTTGACTCAACTAGAGCAGATCCAATGAAAATGCAACGACCTCGAAGATCGGTCACGTCGCAACAACGTTCGTCTGGTTAAGCTACCAACAGGAATGGAAGGAGACGACCCTGTCGGTTTTCTGCAGAAAATGCTACCTGAATGAATCCCTGATCATTCGGCGCATTCATGCCAGATTGAGATTGACAGAGCCCATCACATATATTCGAATTCCAACTCATCTAGACCACAATCGATGATATTTCGTCTTCTTCGCTATCCTGACAGGCAAGCCATCCTTCAAGGAGCACGTAAAGCAAAGCCCACTTTGCCCGGAGGAGCACGTCTGGAGTTCTATGCTGATTACAGTCACGAAATGGCACAAAAAAGATCCAAGCTTCACCAGAAAGGCGCTGAAACTTTCCTGATCTACCCTGCATTGCTGAAAGTCACTTACAAGGGTCAGAAAAACTCGTTTGAATCTCCGGAAGATGCTGAAAAGTATCTGGAAGGTCTTGATGGTGTGGCGACACCGACTGCTCGCAGATCTTTAAACTTTCCGCCTTAGGAATCAATGGAGGACCACAattttgttcaataaaataaCTAGAAACCTTTCCAACGTTTGCTCATGGTTCAACCCATCAGATTGAaatggtaactttttttttttttttttgaaaccttGAAAAGTTGGGCCTTAGTTCATAATTTAATTCTAGTTACCATAAAGAGTCGAGAGGGAGGGGGCGCATAAAGCACCCAGGATATATATTATCATCAACCTGTTTTTTACTTTATGCGTTATTCTGTGTGAATCCAGCAATTGTAGACTAtggttaatataaatatattgtctcTGAATGTAAGGGGGTTGAATTCTCCCATTAAACGTACACGGGTTTTAGATCTTGATGTAGCGTTTCTTCGAGAAACACATCTGATATATTCCGTTATATTCCCATAGTATCATCAAGTTGTAATTCTAAAAACCAAGGGGTGACAATTCTTTTTAAACGTAATTCTAATTTTATTATTGAACACAAAGGCTCCGATGATGATGGCCGAGTCGCTTACTGTTGTGCCTtattcaaagttttattttttttatttgtatagcgctttttacaatacaaatcgttacaaagcaactttacagaaaattatttttctacaatatttagtagtagcttataagtggtgactgtcagtttgtgcacgtatgacaggatttgtagaaaaattaatacaagacgtagtcagccagacgatgaacattattaatattattaaaaattaataattattataagatgcagtcacacttgtagcaatatttgttagttctgttgttgattcagggttagcatcatctgaggtcctctgagggtcagcatcatctcttctcaggtgttctggatccagactggagcttgtgtaaatcccgtggcaaaacatagaaacaaaatagagacatcattagcatagctgctgatccaacaaagtaaaattaattagtttaacccaagctaaagaataagaatacacatttgatcagatgcaactacactcacaatttaaaagatacattattcgaatgcttggcgaaagagatgcatttttaatctagatttaaacagagagagtgtgtctgaaccccgaacattatcaggaaggctattccagagtttgggagccaaatgtgagaaagctctgcctcctttagtggactttgctatcctaggaactaccaaaagtccagcgttttgtgaccttagggagcgtgatggattgtagcgtggtataaggctagttaggtacgcaggagctaaaccatttagggccttataggtaagtaatgataatttgtaactgatacggaaattaataggtagccagtgcagagactgtaaaattggggtaatatgatcatattttcttgaccttgtaaagactctagctgctgcattttgaactacctgtagcttgtttattaaagaagcaggacaaccacctagaagtgcattacaatagtccagtctagaggtcataaatgcatgaactagcttttctgcatcagaaacagataacatgtttcgtagcttggcaatgtttcgaagatggaagaatgcagtttttgtaacatgggaaatagtccagtctagaggtcataaatgcatgaactagcttttctgcatcagaaacagatatcatgtttcgtagcttggcaatgtttcgaagatggaagaatgcagtttttgtaacatgggaaatgtgattttcaaaagacaatttgctgtctaatataacacccagatttttgactgtagaggaagtaacagtacatctgtctagttgcagattgtaatctacaagattctgtatagtgttttttggtccaataattaatatctctgtcttatccgaatttaattggagaaaattatttgtcatccaatcttttacatttttagcttagataatttagaagtttcatctggtctcgttgagatatatagctgagcttgaatggttttgggacgtgaccaaaagataacaacgagttaatgatattgagaagcggttcttctgctacaggtaactactctttcagtaatttagtgggtacaggatctaataaacatgttgttggtttagatacagtgataagtttatttagctcttcctgtcctatatttgtaaagcactgcagtttatctttgggtgcgatggatgaaactgaagtgttagacgctgtagaatctacatttgctattgtatttctaatgttatctattttatcagttattactattaaacgttgatggaatatttgaatcaggtggcgtctggtaatttgttaatttagccactgtgctaaataaaaaccttggattgttttggttattttcaatgagtttgtgtatatgctctgccctagcaatttttagagcctgtctatagctggacatactgtttttccatgcaattctaaaaacttccaagttagtttttctccatttgcgttcaagactacgagttactttcttgagagagtgagtattattgttataccatggcacagtacgtttttctctaacctttttcaatttgatgggggcaacagcttctaatgtattagagaaaatagtgcctatgttgtcagtcatttcgtctaattcatgtgtattttggaGTACagatagcagttgagatagatcaggcaggttatttgtgaatctgtctttggtgactggaacaatagttctgcccagacggtaacgctgagacatatacaacccgaattccggaaaagttgggacgttttttaaattttaataaaatgaaaactaaaagactttcaaatcacatgagccaatattttattcacaatagaacatagataacatagcaaatgtttaaactgagaaagtttacaattttatgcacaaaatgagctcatttcaattttgatttctgctacaggtctcaaaatagttgggacggggcatgtttaccatggtgtagcatctccttttcttttcaaaacagtttgaagacgtctgggcattgaggctatgagttgctggagttttgctgttggaatttggtcccattcttgccttatatagatttccagctgctgaagagttcgtggtcgtctttgacgtatttttcgtttaatgatgcgccaaatgttctctataggtgaaagatctggactgcaggcaggccaggttagcacccggactcttctacgacgaagccatgctgttgttatagctgcagtatgtggttttgcattgtcctgctgaaataaacaaggccttccctgaaatagacattgtttggagggaagcatatgttgctctaaaacctttatatacctttcagcattcacagagccttccaaaacatgcaagctgcccataccgtatgcacttatgcacccccataccatcagagatgctggcttttgaactgaacgctgataacatgctggaaggtctccctcctctttagcccggaggacacggcgtccgtgatttccaacaagaatgtcaaatttggactcgtctgaccataaaacactaatccactttgaaatagtccattttaaatgagccttggcccacaggacacgacggcgcttctggaccatgttcacatatggcttcctttttgcatgatagagctttagttggcatctgctgatggcacggcagattgtgtttaccgacagtggtttctgaaagtattcctgggcccatttagtaatgtcattgacacaatcatgccgatgagtgatgcagtgtcgtctgagagcccgaagaccacgggcatccaataaaggtctccggccttgtcccttacgcacagagatttctccagtttctctgaatcttttgatgatgttatgcactgtagatgatgagatttgcaaagcctttgcaatttgacgttgaggaacattgtttttaaagttttccacaattttttacgcagtctttcacagattggagagcctctgcccatctttacttctgagagactctgcttctctaagacaaagcttttatagctaatcatgttacagacctgaaatcaattaacttaattaatcactagatgttctcccagctgaatcttttcaaaactgcttgcttttttagtcATTTGTTGCCCCCCTGCCAACAAgtagataaaagtgtaaaatttctcagtttaaacatttgctacgttatctatgttctattgtgaataaaatattggctcatgtgatttgaaattcctttagttttcattttattaaaatttaaaaaacgtcccaacttttccggaatttgggttgtagttaatatcagtgatacgcagcatgcacgataaaaggaaatggtctgtaacatcatcactttgaggtacgatatctatagcagtaagatcgattccatgcaatataattaaatctagtgtatgattaaaacgatgagtgggcccagtggcattttgcttgactccaaaagagtttattaggtcattaaaaaaaaagtcctaatgcatcatttgtattatcaacgtgaatattaaaatctcccatgattagtgccttatcaactgtgaccagaaggtctgagaggaaatctgcaaattcttttactaattctgtatacggccctggtggtctatacacagtagccagagcaagagatacattagatttcttgtgcatgtctgacagtgtaacattaagcagaaagtatttcgaatgagttaaacctgtatcctgttttctgggtaacattgagaatatcactatatattgttgcaacacctcctccacgaccagtctgacgaggctcatgcttataacagtagtttggtggagtggactcatttagaccaaaataatcatttggttttagccaggtttcagtcaagcagagtacatcaaaactattatctgtgatcatttcatttacaataactgctttgggtgtgagtgatctaatatttatgagcccaaacttttaaaatagtttttgttcatttactttacatgtttctggtttctggaatcacaataagattttttctaaatcctacataaaatttatattttgacctcactattcgggggaacacacacagtcttaatagtttttacagcgcaagtacttttataatttaagcgggtggaacaaaagtcatcataatagttatttgagaattgtcttactagtcacatggagcgaagcatcctggagatgttgtcagagagcagctcggctccgcctctgctggggtgcaggccatcagcgcgaaacagcctaggacactcccagaaaagattccagttattaacaaatagcagtttctgtttgtGATGAGGTTCGACACAGTTATGAACAGGAAGGAAGAAGACAGGGGTCGGCTTGTTGCTGGGACGCTCGTTTTTATTtccaataataaaacaatactgCGCCTCAAGCGCGTTCAGTGTGTCCTTTGCACAATATTACTCAAATAACTCTGGTCGTTGTCACTCCCGAGCATCGTCACGAGGTCCcagcttgtctctctctctctctctgtgtcatgCTCCGGCTTATATCcggtctctccacgccaattactgaaatcaAACACACGTGTTCGTTATTTGCACTTGACCTACTTACGCCTCGCTCTGCTCCATCGTCTCTCTCCCGTTACAGACTCTGCCAAACCACGCCCCCCTCGCCACAtaccccaccgcccgactcagaacggggagccatccggcctgcagccacACCACCcgccccaccccccccccctcctggagaggaagtcagcCACAGTCATCTgtacacccggcctgtggatcacctgaaATTTAAAAGGTTGTAAAgcgagataccaacgggtgatccgCGCATTGGTAtctttcatgcggtggagccactgccggggagcgtggtccgaacagagggtgaactcccaccCCAGGAGGTAATACCGGAGGGTAAGAACAGCCCATCTGATGGCCAgacactctttctctatggtgctgtacatcgtctctctcttagagagcttacGACTGATGTACAGCACTGGCCGTTCTTCTccctccacctcctgggacaggaccgcgcccaaccccctgtccgacgcgtctgtctgtaaaataaaggggagagaaaaatcaggagcaTTTAGGAGCGgtccgccacacagagcagcctttaTCTCCATCGTCCACTGGACCCTATCTGGTGCCTCCtttttagttaaatcagtcagcgAGCTGGCAGTGTCCAAAAAATTAGGTACAAACCTTCTATAATAACctgccagccccaggaactgtctaacctcctttttggtcttgggtcttGGACAAGTCGCAACcgctgccgtcttgtcaatttggggacgcacctgtccatgaccCAAGTGCAAACCCAGATATcttacttccacccgcccaatTGCACACTTCTTCGGATTAGCCGTGAGCCCCGCCCTCCTCGGCGTCTTCAGGACCGCTCGCAAATGCTGCATATGTCGCTGCCAATCcccactgtagatgatgatatcatccaggtaggcggcggcatatgcagcattgtGAAAGCGGTTTTTTCTTTGGTCatgggagacaaggggatctgccaataacccttaGTTAAGTCcagtgtcgaataaaagcgagaaGTGCCTAGTCGATCAAGCAATTCGTCCACCCTGGGCATTGGATATgtgtcgaatttcgacacagcattcacctttctgtaatccacacagaaccgtactgagccgtccgttttagaaACGAacactatcgggctcgcccagtcacTGTTGGACTCTTCTATTACTCCCATTTCTAGCATCGCTTCTAACTCTCCttgaactatttttttcttatgttatggtaatctatatggccggctgcgaaccaccacgcccggctcaGTCTCAACATGGTGCTGAATGAGATCCGTTCAGCCAGGCAGGGGCGAGAACACATCAGCAAAATCTGCTTGTATTGCCTTTAtatcagtgagctgcgagggcgagaggtggtcTCCTCCAGGGGCCAGAGCGAGAGATTGAGACTTTGAACTCACTTCTGGACCAAGATCCTCCTCCCCACTTAAACTACTTtggtctgtgtgcactgaatttatttaatacatgagtttcacaatttgagttgagttactgaaataaataaacttttccacgacattataATTGATTGACAAGCACCTGTATGTTTGTAACGATCAGTCAACTGAAGGCGAGCGTAGatgaacccaagtgcagtttatttacagTGAAAACCAAAATATCCAAACCAGAAACAAAGACTTGACTTGACGGGAACAGACTTaacatgaacagacttgacttgaacagacttgacaTGAAAAGACTTGACTCACCGACAGCAGGTTACATACGTTATTACACAACAAGGCACAAGGACAAAAACCTGACTACTTATAGCAGACAAAGAAGGACACATGACATGAACAAACCAATGGGGAACAAGGCACATAACTAAAACAACCAATGAACTACCAGAACTGATAAATCACATGACAAGACAATAACCAATGAGAACATGACACATAAACAAGACAGAGATACATGAGGGCAAGGGAAGCATGACACAATCGGCATGAAACAAACTACAAAATAAGAGACATGAAAACGGTGAACAAGAAACAAAAGccaaaacatgaaacaaaagcCAAAACAGACATTACAATGTTATGTAAAGGGGCATACTTTGTAACTTGATAGGGGATGGAGATACAAGGTGTTGGAAAAATTTATTAATGTCTAATAAAGGTGTTTCAgacatgttattttttatatatacatatatatatatatatatatatatatatatatatatatatatatatatatacacacactcatggTTGTTGATATTCAGAAccgatgttgttttgttttgttttgtttttctggtgTTCTGTGTTTCATTTAACTTATAATCCAATTTTTCTTTCTTCCACAAAAAAGGTGGGATGTAGTAATGAAAAGAGTTGTTAGCCTTAAGTTAATTGCTGTGAAAAATACAACACGAGTGCATTGGGGGTTATGGGAAGTGCTCCTGTTTCCAGTTCCTTAAGGGATTTGAATCATAGAAATGTGATAGTGTGTCTGCCTTTAAAACAACACTAGGAAGATGGACCTTATTTCTAAAGGTTTATCAATGCATTACTTACTTTGTGAGTGAGTGTCCTGAACACAAAGAGTTCACATGATGGAAAAAGAATGTACTGTCATGCATACATTCATTTGTATGTTAACAGCTACAAATATCTTTCATTTACTTATTACTAAATAAGTATGAAGTAGGTCTGTGAAAATTACATCAATTTGAAATGTTTACAATAATAGTTTATACTTTTATCTtgactttgtgtttttgtttggttcACAGGTTAAATTCCTATTTCAAGTTCTTTATTGTGAGAGACCCATTTGAGCGTCTCATATCTGCTTTCAAGGACAAGTTTGTGAAGAACCCAAGATTTGAACCTTGGTACAAACATGACATTGCCCCAGCCATCATTCGTAAATATCGCAAGAGTCACCATGATGATAGTGGAAAAGTGGGTCTTCAGTTTGAAGACTTTGTACGGTACTTGGGTGACAAGTCAGGCCGACAGCACTTGGATAGGCAGTTTGGTGACCACATTATTCACTGGATGACATATGCTGAGCTGTGTGCTCCTTGTGATATCCCCTACAATGTTGTGGGACACCATGAGACTCTGGAGCGTGATGCTCCTTATATTCTAAAAGCTGCTGGTATTGCTGACCTGGTGTCATACCCCAATATCCCACCAGGGATAACCCGCTACAACCGCACCAAGGTGGAACGCTATTTTACTGGAATCAGCCAACGAGATGTTCGTCGACTCTACGCTCGCTACCAGGGAGACTTCAGCCTGTTTGATTACCAGAGACCTGCCTTCCTTGTGGGCTGACATTGAGATTtcctgactatatatatatatatatatatatatatatatatagagagagagagagagagagagagagagagagagagagagagagagatagatctCTGAATTATATGGCTGCCTCAAAGATAGTGTTCAATTGCCTGGCCTATATGGAGTGTATGTTGTTCTTTTGCACTGATCTGAGACTTAATTA
Encoded proteins:
- the chst10 gene encoding carbohydrate sulfotransferase 10 isoform X1, with translation MMRRHWLLVGACGWVLLILMFVSKFINFSFRIPGDYAERTEMFVWTLPSVTMTLQWPDKGASQPYKLSSVGPSVVEPTDWQSVNEKRLELLATVCRNSSLWNLTHTTVGKFVLDRIFVCDKHKILFCQTPKVGNTQWKKVLIVLNGKFSKVEDIPENLVHDHERNGLPRLSTMTDTEIHQRLNSYFKFFIVRDPFERLISAFKDKFVKNPRFEPWYKHDIAPAIIRKYRKSHHDDSGKVGLQFEDFVRYLGDKSGRQHLDRQFGDHIIHWMTYAELCAPCDIPYNVVGHHETLERDAPYILKAAGIADLVSYPNIPPGITRYNRTKVERYFTGISQRDVRRLYARYQGDFSLFDYQRPAFLVG
- the chst10 gene encoding carbohydrate sulfotransferase 10 isoform X2, coding for MMRRHWLLVGACGWVLLILMFVSKFINFSFRIPDYAERTEMFVWTLPSVTMTLQWPDKGASQPYKLSSVGPSVVEPTDWQSVNEKRLELLATVCRNSSLWNLTHTTVGKFVLDRIFVCDKHKILFCQTPKVGNTQWKKVLIVLNGKFSKVEDIPENLVHDHERNGLPRLSTMTDTEIHQRLNSYFKFFIVRDPFERLISAFKDKFVKNPRFEPWYKHDIAPAIIRKYRKSHHDDSGKVGLQFEDFVRYLGDKSGRQHLDRQFGDHIIHWMTYAELCAPCDIPYNVVGHHETLERDAPYILKAAGIADLVSYPNIPPGITRYNRTKVERYFTGISQRDVRRLYARYQGDFSLFDYQRPAFLVG